A single genomic interval of Sphingobacteriales bacterium harbors:
- a CDS encoding DUF3817 domain-containing protein, protein MIRYFNSAIGRLRLLGFLEGLSLLVLLGVAMPIKYIWQNPKWVQVIGSIHGALVILFVVYVLRFAALQNWSFFKTTIKVLISCFLPFGTFYIDKTIFSPMHHLAESKNQK, encoded by the coding sequence ATGATTCGATATTTTAACTCAGCGATTGGACGTTTGCGTCTGCTTGGATTTTTAGAAGGCTTATCGTTGTTGGTATTATTAGGCGTTGCCATGCCAATTAAATATATATGGCAAAATCCCAAATGGGTGCAAGTGATAGGTTCTATCCATGGCGCCTTAGTAATACTTTTTGTTGTTTACGTGCTGCGTTTTGCAGCCCTTCAAAACTGGTCATTTTTTAAAACAACGATAAAAGTGTTAATTTCGTGCTTTTTGCCCTTTGGCACTTTTTATATTGACAAAACTATTTTTAGCCCAATGCACCATTTAGCTGAAAGTAAAAACCAAAAGTAA
- a CDS encoding DUF2024 family protein → MKVAVWDTYVTKKDSTIMHFDIIVPAETEDSTVIYNYGKEYLKTKNQEGQPLTSKECKFCHIQAVKPQWETEIIENGYFIYEMENCG, encoded by the coding sequence ATGAAAGTAGCAGTTTGGGACACCTATGTAACAAAAAAAGACAGCACAATTATGCACTTTGACATTATTGTGCCTGCCGAAACAGAAGATTCGACCGTTATTTACAACTACGGCAAAGAATACTTGAAAACCAAAAACCAAGAAGGGCAACCTCTTACATCAAAAGAATGCAAATTTTGCCACATTCAAGCAGTAAAACCTCAATGGGAAACCGAAATTATTGAAAATGGGTACTTTATTTATGAAATGGAAAATTGTGGCTAA
- a CDS encoding MGMT family protein, whose translation MNSTSKQHKSSFFDQVYMVVRLVPYGKVTSYGAIARYIASGGSSRMVGWAMNSAHTVIANPVPAHRVVNRNGVLTGKQHFGHPLAMQNLLESEGVKIENDTVCHFKQIFWDPCVELPPIETLNN comes from the coding sequence ATGAATAGTACTTCTAAACAGCACAAATCTTCGTTTTTTGACCAAGTGTATATGGTTGTCCGCCTCGTGCCTTATGGCAAAGTAACAAGTTATGGGGCTATTGCGCGGTATATTGCTTCGGGTGGTAGCAGCCGTATGGTTGGATGGGCTATGAACAGTGCCCATACTGTGATTGCAAACCCTGTTCCGGCACACAGAGTTGTAAATCGAAATGGGGTGCTTACGGGTAAACAGCATTTTGGGCATCCGTTGGCCATGCAAAATCTACTCGAAAGCGAAGGTGTAAAAATTGAGAATGATACCGTTTGTCATTTTAAACAAATTTTTTGGGACCCATGTGTAGAGTTGCCGCCTATTGAAACCTTAAACAATTAA
- a CDS encoding thioredoxin family protein, protein MTKSVFYHAGCPVCVSAEHDIITLIGANNVEIVHIGEARSRIDEAEKAGVKSVPALVTPNGNVLHINFGASLADVKG, encoded by the coding sequence ATGACAAAATCAGTTTTTTATCATGCAGGTTGCCCTGTTTGCGTAAGTGCCGAGCACGATATTATTACCCTTATTGGCGCTAACAACGTTGAAATAGTACATATTGGCGAAGCTCGCAGCAGAATAGACGAAGCAGAAAAAGCAGGTGTAAAATCAGTTCCCGCTTTGGTAACACCCAACGGAAATGTGTTGCATATTAACTTTGGCGCTTCTTTGGCCGATGTAAAAGGTTAA
- a CDS encoding serine hydroxymethyltransferase encodes MQISNELFYDTQIYSLISKEEERQIRGIELIASENFISPQTRKAMGTVLTHKYAEGYPGRRYYGGCEVVDEIENLAIERAKTLFGAAYANVQAHSGAQANAAVMLACLKPGDTILGFDLSHGGHLTHGSAVNFSGKLYRPTFYGVEQSTGRVDLNMVADKARTEKPKLIICGASAYSRDWDFAAFRAIADSVGALLMADIAHPAGLIAKGLLSNPLQYCHIITTTTHKTLRGPRGGMILMGQDFDNPWGQTTPKGETKPMSALLDSAVFPGTQGGPLEHVIAAKAIAFGEALTNQYAQYCQQVINNAQTLASELLKRNYHIVSGGTDNHLMLIDLTNKNISGKKAEIALGKADITVNKNMVPFDGRSPMITSGIRIGTSAITSRGLKTMHMPQIVDWIDTALQNPDDEAFLADIRNNINDFMGNFPLFSW; translated from the coding sequence ATGCAAATTAGCAACGAATTGTTTTACGACACCCAAATTTACTCCTTAATTTCGAAAGAAGAAGAACGACAAATACGCGGTATTGAACTAATAGCATCAGAAAATTTTATTAGCCCACAAACCCGGAAAGCAATGGGCACGGTGCTAACACATAAATATGCCGAAGGATACCCCGGGCGGCGCTATTACGGTGGTTGCGAAGTAGTTGATGAAATTGAAAATTTAGCTATTGAGCGGGCAAAAACTTTGTTTGGCGCTGCTTACGCCAATGTGCAAGCCCACTCAGGAGCGCAGGCAAATGCAGCCGTTATGTTGGCTTGCCTAAAACCCGGCGATACTATTTTGGGCTTCGACCTTTCGCATGGCGGCCACTTAACGCACGGCTCGGCAGTCAATTTTTCGGGCAAATTATACCGCCCAACATTTTACGGCGTTGAACAAAGTACAGGCCGCGTTGATTTAAACATGGTGGCCGATAAAGCCCGCACCGAAAAGCCGAAACTTATTATTTGTGGCGCCTCGGCCTACTCGCGCGATTGGGATTTCGCCGCTTTCAGAGCTATTGCCGACTCGGTTGGGGCTTTATTAATGGCCGATATTGCCCACCCCGCTGGCCTAATTGCCAAAGGGCTGCTTAGTAACCCGCTGCAATATTGCCATATCATTACCACTACAACACATAAAACCTTGCGCGGCCCGCGCGGTGGCATGATTTTAATGGGGCAAGATTTTGATAACCCTTGGGGGCAAACAACCCCTAAAGGCGAAACCAAACCCATGAGCGCCCTTTTAGATAGTGCTGTTTTTCCCGGAACGCAAGGCGGCCCCCTTGAGCATGTTATTGCCGCAAAAGCCATCGCCTTTGGCGAAGCCCTTACCAACCAGTACGCCCAGTATTGCCAACAGGTAATTAATAACGCCCAAACATTAGCCAGCGAACTGCTAAAGCGCAACTACCATATTGTTTCGGGTGGTACTGATAACCATTTGATGCTAATTGATTTGACCAACAAAAATATATCCGGAAAAAAGGCCGAAATTGCGCTTGGCAAGGCCGATATTACCGTAAATAAAAATATGGTGCCATTTGATGGACGCTCACCCATGATTACCTCCGGAATTAGAATTGGAACCTCGGCCATAACCTCGCGCGGGCTTAAGACAATGCACATGCCTCAAATAGTTGACTGGATTGATACCGCGCTTCAAAATCCGGATGATGAAGCCTTTTTGGCCGATATTAGAAACAATATCAACGACTTTATGGGTAATTTCCCATTATTTAGCTGGTAA
- a CDS encoding winged helix-turn-helix transcriptional regulator, which yields MTKSDFDLTHQNQTIESKIIASLERIAQSFRVLLWQQSIAFSLSPIQVQVLIFLLHHSTEKRKVSYLADEFNMSKATISETIKTLEQKELIAKEYEQHDTRSYIINLTAKGKIIASNTSLFTKEIRIPIDKLPQSDKENLLLNLFDIIHHLNQSGIITIQRMCTTCSYYHPAENQEQQHFCKLLNRELFVKDLRIDCPEHNLKTWTI from the coding sequence ATGACAAAGTCGGACTTTGACTTAACACACCAAAACCAAACTATAGAAAGCAAAATTATAGCCTCTTTAGAAAGGATAGCTCAATCTTTTAGGGTTTTGTTGTGGCAACAAAGTATAGCGTTTTCGTTAAGCCCTATTCAGGTGCAGGTTTTGATTTTTTTGTTGCACCACAGCACCGAAAAAAGAAAAGTTAGCTACCTTGCCGACGAGTTTAACATGAGCAAAGCCACCATTAGCGAAACCATAAAAACCTTAGAACAAAAAGAACTTATAGCCAAAGAATACGAACAACACGATACCCGAAGCTATATTATTAACCTTACCGCAAAAGGCAAAATAATTGCCTCTAACACCTCGCTGTTCACAAAAGAAATCCGGATACCAATAGACAAATTGCCCCAAAGCGATAAAGAAAATTTATTGCTAAATTTGTTCGATATTATACACCACCTAAATCAGTCGGGTATCATTACCATTCAGCGAATGTGTACGACCTGCTCTTATTATCATCCTGCAGAAAACCAAGAGCAGCAACATTTTTGTAAGTTGTTAAACCGCGAACTGTTTGTTAAGGACCTCCGGATTGATTGCCCCGAACACAACCTCAAAACATGGACGATATAA
- a CDS encoding YggS family pyridoxal phosphate-dependent enzyme, with the protein MDDIIANINQINNRIELACQKSGRNRSEVKLLLATKTVSPQNIKIALNAGQTLIAENKVQELKDKFEALKETPHTTHFIGHLQTNKIKDVLKCNVSCIQSLDRIDLAEKLHQRLQFENKTIEVLIQVNTSNEKSKFGASPDRVIELVKQVAQFETLKIKGLMTIGLFSAETEKVRACFKLLKNIQQQIIALNIPSVIMEELSMGMSGDLEIAIEEQATIIRVGTAIFGARVYPDSYYWNENKN; encoded by the coding sequence ATGGACGATATAATTGCCAATATCAATCAAATAAATAACCGGATTGAGCTTGCCTGTCAAAAATCCGGACGAAATCGCAGCGAGGTAAAATTGCTTTTAGCTACCAAAACAGTTTCGCCCCAAAATATAAAAATTGCCTTAAACGCCGGGCAAACATTAATTGCCGAAAACAAAGTGCAGGAGCTTAAAGATAAATTTGAAGCCCTTAAAGAAACGCCGCACACCACTCATTTCATTGGCCATTTACAAACCAACAAAATTAAAGATGTTTTAAAATGCAACGTGTCGTGTATTCAATCGCTTGACCGCATAGACCTGGCCGAAAAACTACACCAACGTTTGCAATTTGAAAACAAAACCATAGAAGTATTAATACAAGTCAATACATCAAACGAAAAAAGTAAATTTGGAGCCAGCCCCGACCGTGTTATTGAGTTGGTAAAGCAGGTAGCCCAATTTGAAACCCTAAAAATAAAAGGTTTAATGACAATAGGTTTATTTAGTGCCGAAACCGAAAAAGTGCGCGCATGTTTTAAACTGCTAAAAAATATTCAACAACAAATTATTGCCTTAAATATACCCAGCGTAATTATGGAGGAGTTGTCAATGGGTATGAGCGGCGACCTCGAAATAGCCATAGAAGAACAAGCCACCATTATAAGAGTGGGTACTGCTATTTTTGGAGCGCGGGTTTACCCCGACTCTTATTATTGGAATGAAAATAAAAACTAA
- the purB gene encoding adenylosuccinate lyase, with protein sequence MLLTELTAISPLDGRYRRQLTPYAAFFSEFGLIKYRVWVEIAYLQALIRIPLPQLQGFPDNACEQLTQIYTSFTIEDALAIKQIEKTTNHDVKAVEYFLKQKLTQLGLEKWVEWVHFGLTSQDINNTATPLLLQHAITQLLLPQLNTLIEKLQTLGQTWANIPMLSRTHGQPASPTLLGKEILVFEQRLQQQKKMLLAIPYTAKFGGAVGNFNAHYVAFPIINWHDFAHNLLQSLGLTRTPLTTQIEPYDNLAAFCDALKRINTITIDLCRDVWTYISMDYFKQQIKSGEIGSSAMPHKVNPIDFENAEGNLGIANALLEHLSAKLPISRLQRDLTDSTVLRNLGVPIAQSHLAYANALKGLNKLMLNQTALNHDLANHWSVVAEAIQTILRREAFPEPYEALKNLTRKNEQITQQTIIDFIAELQVPEKIKHELLEISPFNYTGKMPDFN encoded by the coding sequence ATGTTATTAACCGAGCTTACTGCCATTTCGCCTTTAGATGGCCGCTACCGCCGTCAATTAACGCCTTATGCTGCGTTTTTTTCGGAGTTTGGCCTTATTAAATATCGCGTTTGGGTTGAAATTGCTTATTTGCAAGCCCTTATCCGGATACCGTTACCGCAGTTACAGGGTTTTCCGGATAATGCCTGCGAGCAACTAACTCAAATTTATACTTCTTTTACTATCGAAGACGCATTGGCTATCAAACAAATAGAAAAAACGACAAACCATGATGTAAAAGCCGTTGAGTATTTTTTAAAACAAAAACTTACCCAATTAGGCTTAGAAAAATGGGTCGAGTGGGTGCATTTTGGGCTTACCTCGCAAGATATTAATAATACGGCAACACCACTTTTGTTGCAACACGCCATAACGCAGCTATTATTGCCGCAATTAAACACCCTAATTGAAAAACTGCAAACACTTGGGCAAACATGGGCTAATATTCCAATGTTGTCGCGCACACATGGGCAGCCCGCCTCGCCAACCTTGCTGGGTAAAGAAATTTTAGTATTTGAGCAACGCCTGCAACAACAAAAAAAAATGCTGTTAGCCATACCCTACACCGCTAAATTTGGCGGCGCGGTGGGCAATTTTAATGCGCATTATGTGGCTTTTCCGATTATTAACTGGCATGATTTTGCTCACAATTTGCTGCAATCCTTGGGCTTAACGCGCACCCCATTAACAACCCAAATTGAACCCTACGATAATTTGGCAGCCTTTTGCGATGCTTTAAAGCGCATTAATACGATTACTATTGACCTTTGCCGCGATGTTTGGACCTATATTTCGATGGACTATTTTAAACAGCAAATTAAATCCGGAGAAATTGGCTCGTCGGCTATGCCGCATAAGGTAAACCCCATTGATTTTGAAAACGCCGAGGGCAATTTGGGTATAGCCAACGCATTATTAGAACACCTAAGCGCAAAACTGCCAATTTCAAGGTTGCAACGCGACCTTACCGATAGTACCGTATTGCGCAATTTAGGCGTACCTATAGCACAAAGCCATTTAGCTTATGCCAACGCACTTAAAGGCTTAAACAAACTTATGCTTAACCAAACTGCCCTAAACCACGACTTAGCGAACCACTGGAGCGTGGTAGCCGAAGCCATCCAAACTATTTTGCGCCGCGAAGCCTTCCCTGAACCCTACGAAGCATTAAAAAATTTAACGCGCAAAAATGAACAAATTACCCAACAAACTATTATTGATTTTATAGCAGAATTACAAGTTCCCGAAAAAATTAAACACGAACTTCTCGAAATTTCGCCTTTTAACTACACCGGAAAAATGCCGGATTTTAATTAA
- the arsC gene encoding arsenate reductase (glutaredoxin) (This arsenate reductase requires both glutathione and glutaredoxin to convert arsenate to arsenite, after which the efflux transporter formed by ArsA and ArsB can extrude the arsenite from the cell, providing resistance.), whose translation MKQKTETDPEIKIYHNPQCSKSCSTLDTLHEKGINPQIIDYLNHPPSKEELLEILAMLNYKPLALIRTNEPLFQQKYEGHTYTDEQWIDIMLQHPELIERPIVVANGKAIIARPLEKLYSLLQ comes from the coding sequence ATGAAACAAAAAACAGAAACAGATCCGGAAATAAAAATTTACCACAACCCGCAATGTAGCAAAAGTTGCAGCACGTTGGATACGCTACACGAAAAAGGCATAAATCCTCAAATAATAGACTATTTAAACCATCCACCAAGTAAAGAAGAGCTATTGGAAATACTGGCCATGCTTAATTATAAACCCTTGGCATTGATTAGAACAAACGAACCCCTGTTTCAACAAAAATACGAAGGGCATACCTACACAGACGAGCAATGGATTGACATAATGCTACAACACCCCGAATTAATAGAGCGGCCTATTGTAGTTGCCAACGGCAAAGCAATTATTGCCCGCCCGTTAGAAAAATTGTATTCTTTATTGCAATAA
- a CDS encoding acetyl-CoA carboxylase carboxyltransferase subunit beta, producing MSWYKRIQKNIFTRAEERKSVPDKSSIKCDGCGQITMYRIQKANLFVCQHCGYHDKISSDNYFEILFDEKSCEKIITNLQPVDFLGFNDSKPYAERLVATKQKTQLDDAMQVAVGRVEGHGLVVACMDFEFIGGSMGSVVGEKISRAIDHCLKNKLPLLIISKSGGARMMESAFSLMQMAKTSAKLTLLSDAKLPYISLMTNPTTGGVSASFAMLGDVNMAEPKALIGFAGPRVVKETIKRDLPEGFQTAEFLLDHGFLDMIVPRSELKSRIVKLLMYFKN from the coding sequence ATGAGCTGGTATAAACGCATACAAAAAAATATTTTCACCCGTGCCGAAGAACGCAAAAGTGTTCCCGACAAATCGAGTATAAAATGTGATGGCTGCGGGCAAATTACAATGTACCGCATACAAAAAGCTAACTTGTTTGTTTGCCAGCATTGTGGCTACCACGATAAAATTAGTTCTGACAACTATTTTGAAATACTTTTTGATGAAAAATCGTGCGAGAAAATTATTACCAATTTACAACCTGTAGATTTTTTAGGGTTTAACGATTCAAAACCTTACGCCGAGCGTTTAGTAGCAACCAAACAAAAAACCCAATTAGATGATGCAATGCAAGTAGCCGTTGGCCGAGTTGAAGGGCATGGATTGGTAGTGGCTTGTATGGATTTTGAATTTATTGGCGGCTCAATGGGCTCGGTAGTTGGCGAAAAAATATCGAGGGCAATAGACCATTGCCTTAAAAATAAATTACCTTTGCTAATTATCTCTAAATCGGGGGGCGCGCGCATGATGGAGTCGGCGTTTTCGTTAATGCAAATGGCCAAAACCTCGGCAAAGCTAACCCTGCTTAGCGATGCTAAATTGCCCTATATTTCGTTAATGACAAACCCCACTACCGGCGGTGTATCGGCTTCGTTTGCCATGCTTGGCGATGTTAATATGGCCGAGCCCAAAGCACTAATTGGGTTTGCCGGCCCACGTGTGGTCAAAGAAACAATAAAACGCGATTTGCCCGAAGGTTTTCAAACGGCAGAATTTTTATTAGACCATGGATTTTTAGACATGATAGTTCCCCGAAGTGAGCTTAAAAGCAGAATAGTTAAACTTTTGATGTATTTTAAGAATTAA
- a CDS encoding mechanosensitive ion channel family protein, which produces MFQSFEKAMDTVSQLATQYGFRILGGFALLLIGWLVISFIRKGLIHVLNRSKLEVTLKPIITSITTILLKILLFLAVASTMGIETTSFLAVLASAGLAVGLALQGSLSNLAGGFLLLIFRPIKVGDYIKAQSQEGFVKEIQLLVTILETNDKATIYIPNGELANNNMINYSHFGTLRLQLPINLALGVDFEKARQILLQVMDKNSLVYKDPPPQVVVIRISSGEVNLVMRPWILPATSSTVTTDLYEAAYIALTEAGIDFADSSKMLLIDKNII; this is translated from the coding sequence ATGTTTCAATCATTTGAAAAAGCTATGGATACCGTTAGCCAATTAGCTACACAATACGGTTTTAGAATTTTAGGTGGCTTTGCCCTTTTATTAATAGGTTGGCTTGTCATTAGTTTTATCCGGAAGGGATTAATTCATGTCCTTAACAGAAGCAAATTAGAGGTTACGCTAAAACCTATAATTACTTCAATTACAACTATATTGTTAAAAATATTGTTGTTTTTGGCCGTAGCTTCTACAATGGGTATAGAAACAACCTCGTTTTTAGCCGTATTGGCCTCGGCGGGTTTAGCGGTAGGTTTGGCTTTACAAGGCAGCCTATCGAACTTAGCTGGTGGTTTTTTATTGCTGATTTTTAGGCCAATTAAAGTGGGCGACTACATTAAAGCCCAAAGTCAAGAGGGGTTTGTAAAAGAAATTCAGCTATTGGTAACCATACTTGAAACAAACGACAAGGCAACCATTTACATACCAAACGGCGAACTGGCTAATAATAACATGATAAATTACAGTCATTTTGGCACTTTGCGCTTACAACTGCCCATTAATTTAGCACTTGGAGTTGATTTTGAAAAAGCGCGCCAAATACTACTACAAGTAATGGATAAAAACTCGTTGGTTTATAAAGACCCGCCGCCCCAGGTAGTGGTTATTCGAATAAGTAGCGGCGAGGTAAACTTGGTTATGCGCCCCTGGATTTTACCGGCTACAAGCTCGACGGTTACAACCGATTTGTACGAAGCAGCTTATATTGCCCTTACTGAGGCCGGTATTGATTTTGCCGATTCGAGTAAAATGTTATTGATAGACAAAAACATAATCTAA
- a CDS encoding sigma-70 family RNA polymerase sigma factor — protein MNTYSKLTEIEIISRILQGEKPLYEIIVRRFNPTLYKIGRSYNYNHQDTEDLMQDTFVDAYKNLKQFEGRADFKTWIIRIMMNNCFRKKQKYSFKNELSTDYNETAIPMFNNSQNDGHQSFQNRELGFIIEDALGTIPENYRMVFSLREINQLSVADTATLLNISQANVKTQLNRAKAMLRTAIEKSYSANEIFAFNEIYCNAMVNRVMTKLNDLDGQ, from the coding sequence ATGAACACCTATTCCAAATTAACAGAAATAGAAATAATTTCGCGAATTTTACAAGGAGAAAAACCGCTTTACGAAATTATTGTAAGGCGGTTTAATCCGACCTTGTATAAAATTGGACGCTCGTACAACTACAACCACCAAGACACCGAAGATTTAATGCAAGACACCTTTGTTGATGCTTATAAAAACCTTAAACAATTTGAAGGACGTGCCGATTTTAAAACATGGATAATCCGGATAATGATGAATAATTGTTTCCGGAAAAAACAAAAATATAGTTTTAAAAACGAATTATCAACCGATTATAACGAAACCGCTATTCCTATGTTTAACAACTCACAAAACGACGGACACCAATCATTTCAAAATCGCGAATTAGGTTTTATAATTGAAGATGCTTTGGGTACAATTCCGGAAAATTACCGGATGGTATTTTCTTTACGGGAAATAAACCAATTAAGTGTGGCCGACACCGCCACTTTGCTCAATATTAGTCAGGCAAATGTAAAAACACAACTTAACCGCGCTAAGGCTATGTTGCGAACCGCAATAGAAAAATCGTATTCGGCGAACGAAATTTTTGCATTTAACGAAATTTATTGCAACGCCATGGTAAATAGGGTAATGACAAAATTAAACGATTTAGATGGCCAATAA